The genomic DNA TCTTCAAGTAGCTCCTTGAGATCATCCCACTGATTTAGCTCCTGATGTACACGTTCCCATTGTGCTGGATAGGAGCGTTTCAGTTGCTCTAATATACGCAAATCATAAAAATCATTATATTTCGGTACAACAACAATGGTCTTACGGATTTTCTCCAACAGTGTCAGTTCAGCATTCTCAACGATACGCCGTGTTTGTTCATCAAATTCGGCAAGCGTTATATCAATGATCGAATCCAAAATCTCCACTTTCGATGAAAAATGCTCATACAACGTGCGCTTACTAATCCCCAGCCGCTTCGCTAAATCATCCATCGTAAACTTAATACCATTATTTCGTGTTTCCTCAATAAATGCATTGATAATACGTGTTTTCAATCGTTAACCCCCTAAAGAAAACTATATACACCTTTTAAGTTTTTACAGTTTCAGTATAGCGCATAGTCACTTTCCATGCAACTCCTGAAACTTTTTTCTTATCCCTGTATTCGATTCCCCCATTTCTCTCTATATAAAGAATAAAGGGGAATGATCATCAATGACTACTTACCTATCCACATATGCATATTTCACAAACAAGCACGATATGGACGAAGCCGCAAAGCGACATGTAACAACGAACTGGAACGACATGAACAATACGGATCGTGCGGTTCTCGATGTCATCCGCCGCTATTCCGTTAAATACGGTGCTGCCCACTTAAAACACGACACCATCGCCAAAGCTGTGGACAAGTCCAATGTCACTGTTCGCCGTGCCATTCGCAAGTTAGAAAAACTCGGAATCATCGAACGCATTCATTACATCCGTCCTGTCATGAGCGGACTTGGCGCCAACATCTATGCCATTTTACCCTTCCATGACCAGTCGAAAATGACCACACCAGAAAAAACGGCAACGCCTTGTGACAGTAAGCCACAAGCCGATTCCGCTAGCCCTGAACCGTTATTTTCTAAATCTATAAGTTCTAAAGATCTTAAAAGAACGTCTCCTGCGGACAAGTTGCCTACAACGCTCTTCGGAAAAATAAAGGCTCTTCTGTCCGCAACTCATGGTGACGATTCCTTCGCACGTCGTGTATTTGGCATTTATCGCTATCAATCATTGCGCATGTTAAAATTCAGCATCCATGCCGACAAAGGCGAGCTATTCGAAGACCTAGCAATCCAAGCGCTTCACATCGCTGTGCAAGCTACCAAACGCAAAAATATCCGCAATCTCCCTGGCTATTATGATGGCGTCTTACGCGAACTTATTGGAGAAGCACTCTTTGGTGATGTTTTCAAAGAGTATGATACACCTGTTGAGGGCTTTTTCTTTAAGTGAATGAGAAAAGTGCAGGATGCCTGCACTTTTCATGCTTACACGGCCAGTTTGCGCACTTCGGCGACGACTTTGCGCGCTTACACAGCCAGTTTGCACGCCTGCACGGCCTAATCTTTTTCCCGCCTATCAAAAAAGAAATTTCAAATCGATGTATCCTTTCCTCCCCTTCCACTCTATATAAAGGGTGAAGGGAGGTGATCGCATGGCGACTATCGAATTTAAAAGTGCAGTCAGCCGCGTGTATTTTAACGCTGGTATGACGAACGAAGGCAAAGCCATTCGTAAATCGAAGACGTACCGCAACATTGCTGAACAAGCAACTCCAGACAACTTGTACAACGTACTTGAGCAATTAGCACAGCTATCCGAATTTCCATTTATCGGAGCCGAGAAAGTAGAAACAGCAAACATCACAAACTAATCACAAAAAGGGGGAATGAAACATGGCTAAAACGCTACAACTAAACTTCAGCACAGCGGCAGGCAAAAACGTCATGCTGACCGTGGACGAGCCGCGTGCGGATTTAACAGAATCCGACGTAGAAACAGCAATGCAGGACATCATCGCATCAGGCGTCTTTGAAGTAGAGGGTGCTCCGCTAGCAACGTCAAAAGGCGCTCGAATCGTCGAGCGCAATGTTACCGAACTTGTCTTAAGCTAACAAACACCACCGGTTCACCAGTTTTCAGACTGGCGGACCGGCTTTTTGATAAAGTAAAAAACGCTGCAGCTTAGATCCATCGCCACTTTTATCCTCCAAAAATACTAACTAATTGGTTGTTCCATTTTCTCTTCCAATACAACCTTATTTCCCCTATCCTCTTTAACTTCCTCCTCAGTATCCTCGGTATACCATATGAATTTACCAGAGAATCCATAAAATAAAGCAATCGCCAGCCCAATGAGGTTTAACCAGGCAAAAGGAAGGTAAGACATAGTAGATACACCCAAAACAGCAGCCATATAGATTCCATTATCTGCCCACGGAACTAAAGGTGCAGTTAAAATTCCACCTGTTTCCATGTTTCTCGATAAAACACGTCGATCTATCTTTAAATCGTCATAGCTTTTCTCCGTTACCTTACACCCCGTTATTAAAGAGACATAACCAGCACTCCCAAAGAAATTACCTAAAAAGGCTGCAAAGATCGTTGAAGAAGTTAACCTACCTGCATTCGTCACCCACTTTGCTAATGTAATAGTCAGAACCGTTAATATTCCTAAATGGTCCATAAGCCCACCTAAGCCTAATGCCAAAATCATAATGGCAATTACGCCCAACATCGATTCAATTCCACCACGATTAAATAATAGATCAACAAAGGGAATCCCTGATTCGATAACAAACCCACTGTATAATGTATGAATTGCTGAAATGACATCAATACCTTGAAAAATAGTTGCCCATACAACTCCTAGCACAGAACCAAACGCTAGCGTCAACATAGCTGGTACCCCTTTCGCCAACATCACAAGCACAACAACCATCGGGATGAGCATGTACCAAGAGACATTAAAATTAGCACTTAATGCCTGAATATTATCTGTTACGAGACCTATATCATTTCCACGTCTAGTAAAGAAAAAGCCTGCCACTAAAAACATGAGCCCCGAAATAATAAGGGCAGGAAAACTGACGAATAACATGGAGCGAACATGCGCTAACAAGTCCACTTTCGCTAAAGAAGCCGTCATAACTGTTGAATCGGACATCGGAGACAACTTATCCCCAAAATAGGCTCCTGATATAACAGCTCCAGCTACTAGGGGTAATGGTAAGCCAAAACTTTCTCCTATCCCCATCATTGCAATACCAGCGGTTCCTGCAGTCCCCCAAGATGTTCCGGTTGCAAGAGAAGTTAACGCACAAATTAATAATGTAGCTAGTAGAAATATACTCGGATGAATTATCTGAAGTCCGAAATAAATCAGTGTCGGAACCACTCCCCCAGCTATCCACGCACCTATTAACGTACCTACAAAGATAATAATTAGCACTGCTTCTAATCCTGTAAAAATACCTGTAACAATTGATTTTTGTAAGTTATCATATGTATGACCCAGGCGTAATCCAAGAAAAATCAGTACAAACCAAACAGCTAATAATGCTAAATGAATTGGTAATTGAAGCACTGCAAGAGAAAAATACATGATTGCCAAAAATAATCCCATTACCATAAATAGTTCAAACGAGTTGGGCAGACGAATCTGATTTTCTTTCATTAAGACAACTCCCCCTTAGTATTTTCAGTTCTGTAGTCATTTGTCTAACCACTGTATTTAACAGTCATCACAATTTTAGACCCATACTCACCAAGCTTCTCTAATCCCATAATTCCCCCCTGTAATGATGGTCACTTTTCCCTCTAATGTTTCTAAAACAAGATTTTTGGGTGCAAAACGTTCCATCGATAATGAAGGCCTATCAATGTGACGAGGTTCTCCATCAATCACCATCTCTTCTTCAAACTTCTTGTAGAATTAATGATCGTAACGTGTTACCCGAAACATTTGACAGCGCTTTCATTTTGAACTTCGAAACCATTATTTCATCTCTACATATTGAAGCTATAAATTCCTAGACCAGCCATGTGTAGATTTGAAAGGTTTCTCTACTTTAACAACCCTAAGATCGCCAAGCCTCTTTAATTTGTGGAAAATTACAATTAATCATTCTACAAGGTTAATTTTAGGCTATATACCACGCCATATCTACGGTTATATTAAACAATAAATTAAATCGATTTCCTATCACTTTTAGTGTAATTTAACCAAATAGACTTTATTTTCCGTCAAATTAAAACAGCACTATATGCATTTCTCGATTTATTTTGGAGTAAACTTCAAAAATTTATAGTGCTAAACATGACCGATACAGCTTATGTCATTCTTGCACTAATAAAAAATTTCACAAATGATGTATCCTTTTCCCCTCTTTCACTCTATATAAAAGGTGAAGGGAGGTGATTGCATATGGCAACAATCGAATTCAAAAGTGCAGTCGGCCGCGTGTATTTTAGCGCTGATATGACGGATGAAGGCAAAGTCATTCATAAATCGAAGACGTACCGTAATATTGCGGAACAAGCGAATCCAGACAACTTGTACAACGCACTTGAGCAGCTTGCACAGCTATCCGAATTACCATTTATCGGCGCAGAGATAGTAGAAACAGCAAACATCACAAACTAATCTAACAAGGGGGAATGAAACATGGCCAAAAGTTACAACTACACTTCAGCACAACAGCCGGCAAAAACGTTATGCTGACCGTGGACGAGCCGCGTGCGGATTTAACAGAATCCGACGTCGAAACGGCAATGCAGGACATTATCGCATCAGGCGTCTTCGAAGTCGAGGGTGCTCCGCTGGCAACGTCAAAAGGCGCTCGGATTGTCGAGCGCAATGTCACTGAACTTGTCTTAAGCTAACAAACATCGCCGGTTCACCAGTTTTCAGACTGGCGGACCGGCTTTTCAAACATACAGGGAAAGGGGGTCTCGAGATGGAACAATGGCTGAATCTCATACAAGAAGTCGGCTTTCCGATTTTCGTATCCTTCTATCTTTTACACCGTCTCGAAACAAAACTTGTCGCCATTCATGATGTGTTGCTGTCATTGAAGATGAAGTGAACTAAAATGCTCCTTCTTTTGTAGACCGTAGAAGGAGCATTTTTATCCTTAGTCAGCAAAGTTCTTGTCACTAACAGTTTAGGTATTCAGGGTTTTCAATAATTCGTCATTTTACATTTTCCTTTCATTTTTGTTACTTTTATACCGCACCAGACCAAATAGAGTTAAAATACGAGTAGACTTATTTTCTTGAGGTGGATCTTTATGAACAACAGACGTTTAACTTGGGTCGATGTGATAAAGGGCTTTCTGATGATACTTGTAGTCATTGGTCATTATCCTGGTGAACTCGATTTCCCACTCGTAACGTATATCTATTGGTTTCATATGCCTGCTTTTTTTATATTAAGCGGTTTGTTTTTTAAACCGATTATGGAAAAAGGGCTTATGAAAAGCTCGATTCACAAACGTTTTATGCAATTGATCGTCCCCTATTTGTTTTTTCTCGTCAGCATTACGCTGATTCGCTACGGGATTGAAATCGGGTCAGGTAATCTAGATTTGTCATGGTACCTTAATGATTTGTGGACGCTTGTTATCGGCGGCCGATTCGCACGCGGTGCTTATGGAGTCTTTTGGTTTGTCACAACGTTATTCTTCACCCATCTATTTTTCTTATGGTTAACAAAGTATTTCAATCGCACGAAACAAGTCATTATGCTCATCGTCTTTTATCTCATTGCTCACTTTGAAAGTATCCTTGCAATGCGTGTGATTGGTGGGTCGCCCGCGGCCGCTTCTCAAGAGATTCCAATGATTTGGAACATCGATGTTGCGCTTATGGCGGTCGTCTATTTTGCGATTGGTTATTATATGAAACACATTTGGATTAACATTTCGATAAAATGGTTCTTCCTTGGGCTCACTGGTAGCATAAGCGCTATTTTACTCGATCACTTCGCGGTTATTGATTATCATTTGAGTATGAAATTTCTGCGCTACGACCATGTCGTGTTAGATTTAATTATTCCATTATCATTTACTATTGTCTTAATGGGGATTTTCCAATTTATCACTGCCCACTTATCGCTTACATGGTTGCAAAAAATCGAGCGACACTCGTTAACCATCATGTACTTGCATATTTTCACAGACATTTTGTTAAACGATTACTTTACGTATGGCCTAATTGGATTCACCGCAATCGGATTATTGATTCCCATCGCGGTTTCGATATTCATTCAAAAAGTAATTCCACACGGAAACCTGCTGCTAGGCGGATTTTCACCAAAGAAAAAATCACCGGTCACCTCAACCTAAAAGAAAGGGAACCTCGTCAACTGGGTTCCCTTTTCCTATGTCTGCCTATGCAGACGATCTATCCACATCCTATATCCTTCCCCATTTAAATGGAGCCCATCAACCGTAAATCGCTCATCTAGCTGGCCATGCTCATCCAAGAAATACGCATACAAATCAATGTATTCAATGCCCTTTTCGGTGGCAATCGTTCGCAGTAGATCATTAAACTGCAGCACTTTTTTATTGGAGACCGCTTTGCCATACAGCCCGTTGTTGACCGGAAGTATAGATTGGATAAACAGTTTAGTACCTGTTCCTTCAAAAGATTGCACAATAGCCCTGATATTTTTTTCAAAATCCTTTCGATTCTCCCCATGCCGAATATCGTTTACACCAATCATCAGATAAGCCTCTTTCGCATTACGGTTTACCACTTCCTCAATCCGATGAAAGACACCTTTTGCGACATCATTACGAATCCCTCGATTGAGCACAACTTCATCAGGAAAATATTCT from Sporosarcina sp. FSL K6-1522 includes the following:
- a CDS encoding TetR/AcrR family transcriptional regulator, with the translated sequence MKTRIINAFIEETRNNGIKFTMDDLAKRLGISKRTLYEHFSSKVEILDSIIDITLAEFDEQTRRIVENAELTLLEKIRKTIVVVPKYNDFYDLRILEQLKRSYPAQWERVHQELNQWDDLKELLEEGMRTHVIKPMNIEMLMKLVIDAANATLDRQFFLQNSISVTEALESIVDVLLTGMIQEK
- a CDS encoding helix-turn-helix domain-containing protein codes for the protein MTTYLSTYAYFTNKHDMDEAAKRHVTTNWNDMNNTDRAVLDVIRRYSVKYGAAHLKHDTIAKAVDKSNVTVRRAIRKLEKLGIIERIHYIRPVMSGLGANIYAILPFHDQSKMTTPEKTATPCDSKPQADSASPEPLFSKSISSKDLKRTSPADKLPTTLFGKIKALLSATHGDDSFARRVFGIYRYQSLRMLKFSIHADKGELFEDLAIQALHIAVQATKRKNIRNLPGYYDGVLRELIGEALFGDVFKEYDTPVEGFFFK
- a CDS encoding DUF1659 domain-containing protein — encoded protein: MATIEFKSAVSRVYFNAGMTNEGKAIRKSKTYRNIAEQATPDNLYNVLEQLAQLSEFPFIGAEKVETANITN
- a CDS encoding DUF2922 domain-containing protein, giving the protein MAKTLQLNFSTAAGKNVMLTVDEPRADLTESDVETAMQDIIASGVFEVEGAPLATSKGARIVERNVTELVLS
- the nhaC gene encoding Na+/H+ antiporter NhaC; translation: MKENQIRLPNSFELFMVMGLFLAIMYFSLAVLQLPIHLALLAVWFVLIFLGLRLGHTYDNLQKSIVTGIFTGLEAVLIIIFVGTLIGAWIAGGVVPTLIYFGLQIIHPSIFLLATLLICALTSLATGTSWGTAGTAGIAMMGIGESFGLPLPLVAGAVISGAYFGDKLSPMSDSTVMTASLAKVDLLAHVRSMLFVSFPALIISGLMFLVAGFFFTRRGNDIGLVTDNIQALSANFNVSWYMLIPMVVVLVMLAKGVPAMLTLAFGSVLGVVWATIFQGIDVISAIHTLYSGFVIESGIPFVDLLFNRGGIESMLGVIAIMILALGLGGLMDHLGILTVLTITLAKWVTNAGRLTSSTIFAAFLGNFFGSAGYVSLITGCKVTEKSYDDLKIDRRVLSRNMETGGILTAPLVPWADNGIYMAAVLGVSTMSYLPFAWLNLIGLAIALFYGFSGKFIWYTEDTEEEVKEDRGNKVVLEEKMEQPIS
- a CDS encoding DUF1659 domain-containing protein, coding for MATIEFKSAVGRVYFSADMTDEGKVIHKSKTYRNIAEQANPDNLYNALEQLAQLSELPFIGAEIVETANITN
- a CDS encoding DUF2922 domain-containing protein, which produces MKHGQKLQLHFSTTAGKNVMLTVDEPRADLTESDVETAMQDIIASGVFEVEGAPLATSKGARIVERNVTELVLS
- a CDS encoding YvrJ family protein, which produces MEQWLNLIQEVGFPIFVSFYLLHRLETKLVAIHDVLLSLKMK
- a CDS encoding acyltransferase family protein, producing MNNRRLTWVDVIKGFLMILVVIGHYPGELDFPLVTYIYWFHMPAFFILSGLFFKPIMEKGLMKSSIHKRFMQLIVPYLFFLVSITLIRYGIEIGSGNLDLSWYLNDLWTLVIGGRFARGAYGVFWFVTTLFFTHLFFLWLTKYFNRTKQVIMLIVFYLIAHFESILAMRVIGGSPAAASQEIPMIWNIDVALMAVVYFAIGYYMKHIWINISIKWFFLGLTGSISAILLDHFAVIDYHLSMKFLRYDHVVLDLIIPLSFTIVLMGIFQFITAHLSLTWLQKIERHSLTIMYLHIFTDILLNDYFTYGLIGFTAIGLLIPIAVSIFIQKVIPHGNLLLGGFSPKKKSPVTST
- a CDS encoding GDSL-type esterase/lipase family protein, with the protein product MKVLLFVSLFLNALFLGYGGLVASQMDGINHAQAASMQKSAAYYFTKKSIFEHAELYDVDKIFIGDSMTDYGEFQEYFPDEVVLNRGIRNDVAKGVFHRIEEVVNRNAKEAYLMIGVNDIRHGENRKDFEKNIRAIVQSFEGTGTKLFIQSILPVNNGLYGKAVSNKKVLQFNDLLRTIATEKGIEYIDLYAYFLDEHGQLDERFTVDGLHLNGEGYRMWIDRLHRQT